Proteins from a single region of Dyadobacter fanqingshengii:
- a CDS encoding alpha/beta hydrolase family protein, which translates to MKVVLLSALSVFCSVTTLFAQNAELCQGAYFTEEQGKEFLEKHAVKTKLEWETRAAAIRKQIREGMDLQTMPAKPTSKPIIHSKREMDGYSIENVAFESMPGIYVTGNLYKPLKKQKSYAGILCPHGHGENPHGRFREQTQKRCATLARMGAVVFVLDMVGQGDSKYCEHKMPKALKLQAINSVRALDFLISQPGVDPERIGVTGESGGGTQTFLLAALDDRVKVTAPVVMVSAYFFGGCVCESGLPIHKKGDYQTNNVEIASLTAPRPMLLVSDGGDWTKNTPNVEYPFIQNIYALYGKKNLVENVHLPDEKHDYGPSKRNAMYVFMAKHLALDLKAVTDSKGKIDETPSKLIEQKDLEVFNAAHPRPANSVMGDEAVMKLL; encoded by the coding sequence ATGAAAGTTGTTTTGCTGTCTGCATTAAGTGTTTTTTGCTCGGTCACCACATTGTTTGCCCAAAATGCTGAGCTCTGCCAGGGTGCCTATTTTACCGAGGAGCAGGGAAAAGAATTTTTGGAAAAGCATGCTGTTAAGACCAAGCTGGAATGGGAAACAAGGGCTGCTGCTATCAGAAAGCAGATCCGGGAAGGAATGGATTTGCAGACAATGCCAGCCAAACCGACTTCGAAACCGATCATTCACAGCAAGAGAGAAATGGACGGTTATTCCATCGAAAATGTTGCTTTTGAAAGTATGCCCGGCATTTATGTGACCGGTAATTTGTACAAACCATTAAAAAAGCAAAAATCTTATGCAGGCATTTTGTGTCCGCACGGGCATGGAGAAAATCCGCATGGCAGGTTCAGGGAGCAAACCCAAAAGCGCTGCGCAACCTTAGCGCGCATGGGTGCTGTTGTGTTTGTTTTGGATATGGTAGGCCAGGGTGATTCCAAATATTGCGAACATAAAATGCCTAAGGCGCTCAAATTGCAGGCCATTAACAGCGTAAGAGCGCTGGATTTTCTAATATCCCAACCAGGCGTTGATCCCGAAAGAATTGGTGTTACGGGCGAGTCGGGTGGGGGAACGCAGACTTTCCTGTTGGCTGCATTGGATGACCGTGTAAAAGTGACGGCGCCGGTTGTCATGGTTTCAGCCTATTTCTTTGGCGGATGTGTCTGTGAAAGCGGCCTTCCAATCCATAAAAAAGGGGATTATCAAACCAATAATGTTGAAATAGCCTCCCTTACCGCGCCACGCCCCATGCTGCTTGTTTCTGACGGCGGCGACTGGACAAAGAACACGCCGAATGTTGAATATCCCTTCATCCAGAACATTTACGCATTATACGGTAAGAAAAATTTAGTCGAAAATGTGCACCTTCCTGACGAGAAGCACGACTATGGTCCTTCCAAGCGGAATGCAATGTATGTTTTCATGGCCAAACACTTGGCGTTGGATCTCAAAGCAGTTACCGATTCCAAAGGTAAAATCGACGAAACGCCTTCAAAGCTGATTGAGCAAAAAGATCTGGAAGTTTTCAATGCGGCGCATCCCCGGCCGGCAAATTCTGTGATGGGGGATGAGGCTGTTATGAAATTGCTGTAA
- a CDS encoding GntP family permease, with protein sequence MIIFIVLAAVVFIVLSSTVFKMHPLVGLLLAAIGVGVFAGLPIDKLAETIGKGFGELMSKIGLMVILGCVIGAILDKSGAAIKVADVILSLFGEKRPAFAMAVIGGIVGIPVFCDSGFIILHKLNQIVAKRTGKPLGTIALSLSGGLFATHTLVPPTPGPLSAAGNLGIADSVGLVILIGLIVSIPSLFLSTWFAGKFARNVEITESSAVEPPVIIHESRLPPAWKAFMPILLPIILITLASFARILNFPEIWTKWLGFFGSPLVSFLIAIFFSYSLFPEYASERMMACFKSGIEHCGTTLVLVGAGGAFGAILKETSLKDMVTEWLLHNEMSGAYLLGIAFLIAAFFKTAQGSTTSAMVLTTSILAPLLASLGFITPIQITLVVMAVGSGAMIVSHTNDAWFWVVSQFTGISARDTYRTHTILTGLQGVVSFLMVMVLWVLLG encoded by the coding sequence ATGATCATATTCATTGTTCTTGCTGCCGTTGTTTTCATTGTATTAAGCTCGACCGTCTTTAAAATGCACCCGCTTGTAGGCCTGCTGCTGGCTGCAATCGGCGTCGGGGTATTTGCAGGCCTGCCCATTGACAAGCTGGCGGAGACAATTGGCAAAGGCTTTGGAGAACTGATGTCGAAAATTGGGTTAATGGTCATTCTCGGCTGTGTGATTGGTGCGATCCTGGATAAATCAGGGGCCGCTATTAAAGTTGCTGATGTGATCCTGAGTCTGTTTGGTGAAAAAAGGCCTGCATTTGCAATGGCCGTGATCGGCGGCATTGTCGGAATTCCGGTTTTTTGCGATTCCGGATTCATTATTCTGCATAAATTGAACCAGATCGTCGCCAAGCGAACTGGAAAGCCGCTCGGAACTATTGCATTATCCTTATCAGGCGGACTTTTTGCCACGCATACGCTGGTCCCGCCAACGCCTGGACCATTATCTGCAGCCGGAAATCTGGGTATTGCGGATTCGGTCGGATTAGTGATTTTGATCGGCCTGATCGTTTCCATTCCGAGCCTTTTCCTTTCAACCTGGTTTGCAGGCAAGTTTGCCCGGAATGTTGAGATCACAGAAAGTTCAGCTGTTGAGCCGCCGGTGATCATTCACGAAAGCAGACTGCCCCCGGCCTGGAAAGCGTTCATGCCCATTCTTTTGCCCATCATTCTTATTACACTTGCATCCTTTGCCAGGATTTTAAATTTCCCGGAAATCTGGACAAAATGGCTTGGCTTTTTCGGCAGTCCGCTTGTTTCATTTCTCATCGCCATCTTTTTCAGCTACTCACTTTTCCCGGAGTATGCCTCAGAAAGAATGATGGCCTGTTTCAAAAGCGGCATCGAACATTGCGGAACAACATTGGTGCTGGTAGGAGCAGGAGGCGCCTTCGGCGCAATTTTGAAAGAAACTTCTTTGAAAGATATGGTCACCGAATGGCTGTTACACAACGAAATGTCAGGTGCTTACCTGCTCGGAATCGCCTTCCTGATCGCCGCATTCTTCAAAACAGCACAAGGTTCAACTACATCCGCGATGGTGCTGACAACCAGTATTCTGGCACCACTGCTAGCCTCGTTAGGCTTCATAACACCCATCCAAATCACATTAGTAGTCATGGCAGTAGGAAGCGGCGCCATGATTGTCTCCCATACAAACGACGCCTGGTTCTGGGTCGTGTCGCAGTTTACAGGCATCTCAGCCAGGGACACTTACCGGACTCATACGATTTTGACGGGGTTGCAGGGGGTTGTTAGTTTTTTGATGGTGATGGTGTTGTGGGTTCTGCTGGGGTGA
- the sucC gene encoding ADP-forming succinate--CoA ligase subunit beta, giving the protein MNIHEYQGKSVLKKYGVRIQEGLVADTPDKAVEVARELSQQTGTKWYVVKSQIHAGGRGKGRIVGTEQRGVALAKSVEDVRTISNNILGKVLVTHQTGPDGKRVNKVLIAEDVYYPGPSEPKEYYLSILLDRGRNCNVIMASTEGGMDIEEVAEHTPEKIMKEWIDPKVGLQPFQARKVAFALGLEGDAFKEMVKFITALYKAYIESDSAMFEINPVLKTSDNKILAVDAKVDLDDNALYRHPELAEMRDTNEEDPLEVEAGANNLNYVKLDGNVGCMVNGAGLAMATMDLIKLSGGEPANFLDVGGGANARTVEAGFRIILKDPNVKAILINIFGGIVRCDRVAAGVVEAYKAIGEIPVPIIVRLQGTNAEEGARIINESGLKVSSAIEFKEAAAKVSEVLAELGV; this is encoded by the coding sequence ATGAATATTCACGAATATCAAGGCAAAAGCGTTCTTAAAAAATACGGTGTGCGTATTCAGGAAGGACTCGTAGCCGACACTCCGGACAAGGCAGTTGAAGTTGCGCGTGAGCTTAGCCAGCAGACTGGTACCAAATGGTATGTAGTAAAATCCCAGATCCACGCAGGTGGACGCGGAAAAGGCCGCATCGTTGGAACAGAACAACGTGGCGTTGCCCTTGCGAAATCTGTTGAAGATGTTCGCACCATATCCAACAATATTTTGGGTAAAGTCCTGGTTACACATCAGACTGGCCCTGATGGCAAGCGTGTTAACAAAGTGCTTATTGCCGAAGACGTGTATTATCCGGGACCAAGCGAGCCGAAAGAATATTATCTTTCTATCCTCCTTGACCGTGGCAGAAACTGCAATGTGATCATGGCCAGCACCGAAGGCGGTATGGACATTGAAGAAGTTGCAGAGCATACGCCTGAAAAGATCATGAAGGAGTGGATTGATCCGAAAGTGGGTTTGCAGCCATTCCAGGCGCGTAAAGTGGCTTTTGCTTTGGGCCTTGAAGGTGATGCATTCAAAGAAATGGTGAAATTCATCACTGCGCTTTACAAAGCATACATTGAAAGTGATTCAGCGATGTTCGAAATCAACCCGGTTTTGAAAACATCTGACAATAAAATTCTCGCCGTTGATGCCAAAGTGGATTTGGATGACAATGCATTGTATCGTCACCCGGAACTGGCAGAAATGCGCGATACGAACGAAGAAGATCCTTTGGAAGTAGAAGCAGGCGCAAATAACCTGAACTATGTAAAACTGGACGGAAACGTAGGTTGCATGGTGAATGGTGCTGGTCTTGCTATGGCAACAATGGACCTTATCAAGCTTTCAGGCGGCGAGCCCGCTAACTTCCTGGATGTTGGGGGTGGCGCGAACGCACGCACCGTAGAAGCAGGTTTCCGTATCATTCTGAAAGATCCTAATGTTAAGGCAATCCTGATCAACATCTTCGGCGGAATCGTTCGCTGCGACCGCGTTGCGGCCGGTGTTGTAGAAGCTTACAAAGCCATCGGAGAGATTCCGGTTCCTATCATCGTACGTCTCCAAGGAACGAATGCAGAAGAAGGAGCAAGAATCATTAATGAATCTGGCTTGAAAGTTTCTTCCGCTATTGAGTTTAAAGAAGCTGCTGCTAAGGTTTCTGAAGTTCTGGCTGAGCTGGGGGTTTAA
- a CDS encoding ABC transporter ATP-binding protein encodes MNLLRASGIRRTYGSLQVLKGIDLEVEKGEVVAIVGASGAGKSTFLHILGTLDRPDQGQVFIEDINVFTQKDKDLARFRNEKVGFIFQFHNLLAEFTALENACMPGYINGSMNEKDILARGKELLEMLGLGDRANHLPSQLSGGEQQRVAVARALLNKPSIVLADEPSGNLDSHNALELHQLFFKLRDDFGQTFVIVTHNEDLAAMADRRLVMQDGFMQS; translated from the coding sequence ATGAATTTACTGCGGGCGAGCGGGATCAGGCGCACATATGGTTCTTTACAGGTTTTAAAGGGGATTGATTTAGAAGTTGAGAAAGGAGAAGTTGTCGCAATCGTAGGCGCTTCCGGCGCGGGAAAAAGCACATTTCTTCACATTCTGGGCACATTGGACCGGCCGGATCAAGGACAAGTTTTCATTGAAGACATCAATGTTTTTACACAAAAAGACAAGGATCTCGCCCGTTTCCGCAATGAAAAGGTTGGTTTCATTTTTCAATTTCATAACCTGCTTGCTGAGTTTACTGCATTGGAAAATGCCTGTATGCCGGGCTATATCAATGGTTCTATGAATGAAAAGGACATTCTGGCCCGAGGAAAAGAATTGCTTGAAATGCTTGGCCTGGGAGACAGAGCGAATCATTTGCCTTCCCAGCTTTCAGGCGGCGAACAGCAGCGTGTTGCAGTGGCGCGAGCGCTTTTGAACAAGCCCTCCATTGTACTTGCAGACGAACCAAGCGGGAACCTGGATTCACATAATGCATTGGAACTGCATCAGTTATTTTTTAAGCTGCGTGATGATTTTGGACAGACATTTGTCATTGTAACGCATAATGAAGACCTGGCAGCAATGGCAGATCGGAGGCTGGTTATGCAGGACGGTTTTATGCAATCCTAG
- the groL gene encoding chaperonin GroEL (60 kDa chaperone family; promotes refolding of misfolded polypeptides especially under stressful conditions; forms two stacked rings of heptamers to form a barrel-shaped 14mer; ends can be capped by GroES; misfolded proteins enter the barrel where they are refolded when GroES binds): MSKKIFFDTEARDKIKRGVDTLADAVKVTLGPRGRNVVIDKKFGSPSITKDGVTVAKEIDLKDPIENMGAQLVKEVASKTADSAGDGTTTATVLAQAIYSIGVKNVAAGANPMDLKRGIDKAVSVIVKNLESQKKDISTSKEIAQVATISANHDEEIGNMIAEAMEKVGKEGVITVEEARGTETEVKTVEGMQFDRGYLSPYFVTNTEKMEADLERPYILISEKKVSSMKELLPVLEAVAQTGRPLLILAEDVDGEALATLVVNKIRGALKVAAVKAPGFGDRRKAMLEDIAIITGGTVISEERGFKLENATLEYLGSCEKAIIDKDNTTLVNGAGNSEDIQGRVNQIKAQIENTTSDYDREKLQERLAKLSGGVAILYIGAATEVEMKEKKDRVDDALHATRAAVEEGIVAGGGVAYIRAASALEGMQGSNEDETTGINIIRVAIESPLRTIVSNSGQEPSVVLQKIKEGTGSYGYNAKDNVYTDLLEAGIIDPKKVSRLALENAASIAGLLLTTECVIADEPEEAPAGGGHGHGGGMGGMM, from the coding sequence ATGTCTAAGAAAATTTTCTTCGATACCGAAGCTCGTGATAAAATTAAGCGCGGTGTTGATACATTGGCTGATGCCGTTAAAGTAACATTAGGACCTCGTGGTCGTAACGTAGTTATCGATAAAAAATTCGGATCGCCTAGCATCACGAAAGATGGTGTAACGGTTGCAAAAGAAATCGATCTGAAAGACCCTATCGAAAACATGGGTGCTCAGTTGGTGAAAGAAGTAGCTTCTAAAACTGCTGATTCCGCAGGTGATGGTACAACTACTGCCACTGTTTTGGCTCAGGCTATTTATTCAATCGGTGTTAAGAACGTAGCAGCGGGTGCTAACCCAATGGATCTGAAACGCGGAATTGATAAAGCAGTTTCTGTGATCGTTAAGAACCTTGAATCACAAAAGAAAGATATTTCTACTTCCAAAGAAATCGCTCAGGTTGCTACCATTTCAGCTAACCATGACGAAGAAATCGGTAATATGATTGCCGAAGCGATGGAAAAAGTAGGAAAAGAAGGTGTTATCACTGTTGAAGAAGCACGCGGAACTGAAACAGAAGTTAAAACTGTAGAAGGTATGCAGTTTGACCGTGGTTACCTGTCTCCATATTTTGTTACCAATACAGAGAAAATGGAAGCTGATCTTGAGCGTCCATATATCTTGATTTCTGAGAAGAAAGTTTCTTCAATGAAAGAATTGCTTCCAGTTCTTGAAGCAGTTGCACAAACAGGCCGTCCTTTGCTTATTTTGGCAGAAGACGTTGACGGAGAAGCACTTGCTACATTGGTAGTAAACAAAATTCGTGGCGCCTTGAAAGTTGCTGCTGTGAAAGCTCCTGGTTTTGGTGACCGTCGTAAAGCAATGCTTGAAGACATCGCGATCATCACTGGCGGAACAGTTATCTCAGAAGAGCGTGGTTTCAAATTGGAAAACGCAACTTTGGAATATCTTGGATCTTGCGAAAAAGCAATCATCGACAAAGACAACACAACTTTGGTAAATGGTGCAGGTAACTCTGAGGACATTCAGGGTCGTGTAAACCAGATCAAAGCGCAGATCGAAAATACAACTTCTGATTACGATCGCGAGAAACTTCAGGAACGCCTTGCTAAATTGTCTGGTGGTGTAGCTATCCTTTATATCGGAGCTGCTACGGAGGTTGAAATGAAAGAGAAAAAAGACCGCGTTGACGATGCATTGCATGCAACGCGTGCTGCTGTTGAAGAAGGAATTGTTGCAGGTGGTGGTGTAGCTTACATCCGTGCTGCCAGCGCTCTTGAAGGCATGCAGGGAAGCAACGAAGATGAGACCACAGGTATCAACATTATCCGTGTTGCTATTGAATCTCCTTTGAGAACGATCGTTTCTAACTCAGGTCAGGAGCCTTCAGTAGTTCTTCAGAAAATTAAAGAAGGAACAGGCTCATACGGTTACAACGCGAAGGACAATGTTTACACAGACCTTTTGGAAGCTGGTATCATTGACCCTAAGAAAGTATCCCGTCTTGCTCTGGAAAACGCAGCATCTATCGCAGGTTTGTTGTTAACAACGGAATGTGTAATTGCTGACGAGCCAGAAGAAGCTCCTGCTGGTGGTGGCCATGGTCACGGCGGCGGAATGGGTGGAATGATGTAA
- a CDS encoding co-chaperone GroES, whose amino-acid sequence MSTLAEIQVNVQPLADRVLVEPAPAEEKTAFGIIIPDTAKEKPQRGTVVAVGPGKKDEPMTVKVGDTVLYGKYSGTELAYEGKDVLIMRESDIYAIIG is encoded by the coding sequence ATGTCAACTTTAGCAGAAATACAAGTGAACGTACAACCTCTGGCTGATCGTGTTCTTGTAGAACCAGCCCCAGCCGAAGAAAAAACAGCATTTGGTATCATTATTCCTGATACTGCAAAGGAAAAACCTCAACGTGGAACTGTTGTAGCAGTGGGCCCGGGTAAAAAAGACGAGCCGATGACCGTTAAGGTAGGTGACACCGTATTATACGGAAAATATTCAGGAACTGAATTGGCGTACGAAGGCAAAGATGTGCTTATCATGCGTGAGTCTGACATTTACGCCATTATTGGTTAA
- the secG gene encoding preprotein translocase subunit SecG, which produces MYLGLIILVAIIAVLLILVVLVQNSKGGGLSSEFSGAGTTQMFGVKKTTDLLEQITWGLAGAVILISLASYIIASGNAQTGGINSVNVDKAQNTVIPGGNIAPAPAPGAEAPGATAPGAATPGDATTPAGSATTPAAPADSSK; this is translated from the coding sequence ATGTATTTGGGTTTGATTATCTTGGTTGCGATCATCGCTGTTTTGTTGATCCTGGTTGTGTTGGTACAAAATTCAAAAGGCGGAGGACTTTCCAGCGAGTTTAGCGGAGCAGGAACTACCCAAATGTTTGGTGTTAAAAAGACAACCGATTTATTGGAACAAATTACCTGGGGACTTGCGGGGGCAGTAATTCTAATCTCACTTGCTTCCTACATCATCGCGAGCGGAAATGCGCAAACGGGTGGAATTAACAGTGTAAATGTTGATAAAGCACAAAATACAGTAATCCCAGGCGGAAACATCGCTCCTGCACCAGCACCGGGTGCCGAAGCACCGGGAGCCACCGCTCCAGGAGCCGCCACTCCGGGCGATGCTACAACACCAGCGGGTTCTGCAACGACGCCAGCTGCACCTGCGGACAGCTCGAAATAA
- a CDS encoding LptE family protein, with protein sequence MTLKNRFKSIPSMRVSMNSKRLLTLFFVLHCSIFMSGCGVYSFTGTNLSPDIKTFSVLNFTMGTAGGPSDLPQRLTEELKEYFQRNTSLISQPGGGDLILEGSITGYDVLAAAPTANDQAGLNRLNVTVQVRYTNAKDETKNFDQSFTYYADFPQDQTLNQNEARLLPTIRENLVQQIFNKSAADW encoded by the coding sequence ATGACATTGAAGAATAGATTTAAAAGCATTCCCAGCATGCGCGTTTCGATGAATTCCAAAAGGCTCCTGACCCTCTTTTTTGTCCTGCATTGCTCCATCTTCATGTCGGGTTGTGGCGTTTATTCCTTTACCGGAACCAATTTATCGCCTGACATCAAAACATTCAGTGTGCTCAATTTCACGATGGGCACAGCTGGTGGACCGTCCGATCTGCCGCAGCGACTCACAGAGGAACTAAAAGAATATTTCCAGCGAAATACAAGTTTGATCAGCCAGCCAGGCGGCGGCGACCTCATTTTGGAAGGTTCCATTACAGGTTATGACGTGCTGGCAGCAGCACCAACCGCGAATGACCAGGCCGGATTGAACCGTTTGAATGTCACAGTACAGGTTCGGTATACCAATGCAAAAGACGAAACCAAAAACTTTGACCAGTCTTTTACATACTACGCCGATTTCCCTCAGGATCAAACGCTTAACCAAAATGAAGCGCGACTTTTGCCTACAATTCGGGAGAATTTAGTGCAACAGATCTTTAATAAATCTGCCGCCGACTGGTAG
- a CDS encoding sigma-54 interaction domain-containing protein has protein sequence MNPAEIQAIKNRFGIIGTSPGLNHAINVAVQVAATDLTVLITGESGSGKESFSKIIHSLSSRKHGPFIAINCGAIPEGTIDSELFGHEKGAFTGALDSRKGYFETTNSGTIFLDEVGEMPLGTQARLLRVLENGEYIRVGSSKVLKTNVRVVAATNVNLLDAVNNGKFREDLYYRLNTVPIYVPPLRDRGEDILLLFRKFTNDFSERYRTKPVRLDSEARDLLMQYAFPGNIRQLKNIAEQITILETDKELPISHETLNNYLNPVQPAGRKALITLRSGEDSATSFSERELLYKVLFDMRRDMTELKKLVRNVLENEKYGGEILKDHQELFSSLNNAEPASHSHSHTPTIEPARLLSPVPPRTVDLDRYSDERSEIEDVMHVTAEEESLSLEDKEKEMIIKALRKNNNKRKYAASALGISERTLYRKIKQYDIEE, from the coding sequence ATGAATCCAGCTGAAATACAAGCAATAAAGAACCGTTTCGGAATAATTGGTACGTCACCCGGACTTAATCACGCGATTAATGTTGCTGTGCAGGTCGCGGCCACCGACCTTACCGTGCTGATTACAGGCGAAAGCGGAAGTGGAAAAGAATCTTTTTCGAAAATTATCCATAGCCTCAGTTCGCGCAAACACGGCCCGTTCATTGCTATCAACTGCGGTGCCATTCCCGAAGGAACCATTGATTCGGAGCTTTTCGGGCATGAAAAAGGAGCATTTACAGGGGCCCTTGATTCACGAAAGGGATATTTTGAAACCACTAACAGCGGGACTATTTTCCTGGATGAGGTTGGTGAAATGCCTTTGGGAACGCAGGCGAGGCTTTTGCGTGTGCTGGAAAACGGAGAATATATTCGTGTAGGATCATCCAAAGTCCTGAAAACCAACGTGCGTGTTGTTGCGGCGACCAACGTGAATTTACTGGATGCTGTGAACAACGGAAAATTCCGCGAAGACCTTTATTACCGGTTGAACACAGTCCCTATTTACGTTCCGCCATTGCGCGACCGCGGCGAAGACATTTTGCTGCTGTTCAGGAAGTTTACCAATGATTTTTCTGAAAGATACAGGACAAAGCCTGTCAGATTGGACTCCGAAGCGCGTGACTTGCTGATGCAATATGCATTCCCGGGAAACATTCGCCAGCTTAAAAACATTGCAGAGCAGATCACCATCCTGGAAACGGATAAGGAGCTGCCCATATCCCACGAAACATTAAACAATTACCTGAACCCCGTGCAGCCCGCGGGTAGAAAAGCGCTGATCACTTTACGTTCCGGCGAAGATTCGGCCACCTCATTTTCGGAGCGGGAGTTACTTTATAAGGTGCTTTTTGATATGCGCCGGGATATGACGGAGCTTAAAAAGCTTGTCCGTAATGTGCTGGAAAATGAAAAATACGGCGGTGAGATCCTGAAAGATCATCAGGAACTGTTCAGCTCACTGAACAATGCTGAGCCGGCAAGCCACTCGCATTCCCACACGCCCACCATTGAACCCGCACGCTTACTCTCACCTGTTCCCCCACGGACCGTGGATCTGGACAGATATTCAGACGAACGGAGTGAAATTGAGGATGTTATGCACGTAACTGCTGAGGAGGAGTCGCTATCCCTGGAAGACAAGGAAAAGGAAATGATCATCAAAGCTTTAAGGAAAAATAATAATAAACGAAAATATGCAGCCAGTGCATTGGGCATATCGGAACGCACGTTATACAGGAAAATTAAGCAGTATGACATTGAAGAATAG
- the miaB gene encoding tRNA (N6-isopentenyl adenosine(37)-C2)-methylthiotransferase MiaB, protein MEHRIAETLKILTEEDKVACETVRVSENEPALNKKRLFIESYGCQMNFADSEIVASVMREAGFATTSDVENADLIFLNTCAIRDNAEQRVRTRLRQLNVIKKKKPGTLIGVLGCMAERLKAKLLDEEKMVDIVTGPDAYRDLPRLVEEAETGQKGVNVFLSREETYADISPIRLNSNGVTALVSIMRGCDNMCSFCVVPMTRGRERSRDPFSIVKEAQDLYNDGYKEVTLLGQNVDSYKWQGPNSVTAISTNVETAALQTQVNFAKLLEMVAQISPELRVRFSTSHPKDITDEVLYTIKKYDNICKYIHLPAQHGNSRVLEMMNRTYDREWYLERIDSIRRILGEDCAISHDMIAGFCSETEEEHLDSLSLLEYVRFDFGYMFAYSERPGTLAAKKYPDDIPADIKQRRLVEIIDIQQRISLERNQKLIGTVQKVLIENTSKRSVNDFTGRSDQNKRVIFPRENFKVGDYVDVLITDTTAATLRGYAVEKVPVS, encoded by the coding sequence ATGGAACATAGAATTGCAGAGACTTTGAAAATATTGACTGAGGAGGACAAAGTAGCCTGCGAGACAGTCCGTGTTTCAGAAAACGAACCAGCTTTAAACAAGAAAAGGCTTTTTATAGAGAGTTACGGCTGCCAGATGAACTTCGCAGACAGCGAGATCGTGGCTTCCGTTATGCGCGAGGCCGGTTTTGCCACCACTTCCGACGTTGAAAATGCAGATCTCATATTTTTGAACACTTGTGCCATTCGTGACAATGCCGAGCAGCGCGTAAGGACCAGGTTAAGGCAGCTTAATGTTATAAAAAAGAAGAAACCAGGCACATTAATCGGTGTTTTGGGCTGTATGGCAGAGCGCTTGAAAGCCAAGTTGCTTGACGAAGAAAAAATGGTAGACATTGTCACCGGCCCGGATGCTTACCGTGACCTGCCGCGATTGGTAGAAGAAGCTGAAACAGGTCAGAAAGGCGTCAATGTATTTTTGTCAAGAGAAGAAACTTACGCAGACATTTCGCCTATCCGCCTCAATTCCAATGGTGTAACGGCATTGGTTTCCATTATGCGCGGGTGTGACAATATGTGCAGCTTTTGTGTGGTGCCCATGACCCGCGGCCGCGAGCGCAGCCGTGATCCCTTTTCGATTGTGAAAGAGGCGCAAGACCTTTATAATGATGGCTATAAGGAAGTGACATTGCTCGGGCAGAATGTGGACAGCTACAAATGGCAGGGACCTAATAGCGTTACAGCCATTTCTACGAATGTTGAAACCGCAGCATTACAAACGCAGGTAAACTTTGCAAAGCTGCTTGAAATGGTGGCGCAGATCAGCCCGGAATTGCGGGTAAGGTTCAGCACATCCCACCCGAAAGACATTACGGATGAAGTGCTTTACACGATCAAAAAGTACGATAACATTTGTAAATACATTCATTTACCCGCGCAGCATGGCAACAGCCGTGTGCTGGAAATGATGAACCGGACCTATGACCGCGAATGGTATCTCGAAAGAATCGACAGCATTCGCCGGATCTTAGGTGAAGATTGTGCCATTTCACATGATATGATTGCCGGATTTTGCAGCGAAACCGAGGAAGAGCATTTGGATTCGTTATCCTTGCTGGAATATGTGCGTTTTGATTTTGGCTATATGTTCGCCTATTCCGAACGTCCGGGAACGCTTGCAGCTAAGAAATATCCGGATGACATTCCGGCGGACATTAAACAGCGGCGCCTCGTGGAAATCATTGATATACAACAAAGGATTTCCCTCGAGCGCAATCAAAAACTGATCGGCACAGTGCAAAAAGTGCTGATTGAAAATACATCCAAACGATCTGTAAACGATTTTACAGGACGCAGTGACCAGAATAAAAGAGTCATATTCCCCCGCGAAAACTTCAAAGTAGGCGATTATGTCGACGTTTTAATTACAGACACGACCGCTGCGACACTTCGCGGTTATGCGGTTGAAAAAGTACCCGTTTCATGA